A portion of the uncultured Bacteroides sp. genome contains these proteins:
- a CDS encoding two-component regulator propeller domain-containing protein, whose amino-acid sequence MRKFCIVCLLLLAHLASQAQKNCLFTHYSSEDGLSQNTVMSVLQDRKGNMWFATWDGINKFNGYSFKTYKARQGNQITLTNNRVDYIYEDKYDYIWVQSYDNRAHRFNPRTDFFEQVPAMGEGTSFNITSINVLPNGTTWLLTENDGAIRVVTDPHTGKLNSAIYSLKSGLFPSQRVFGVHLDKAGNEWMLTDNGLGMIHSGAQTPVSYFVETQNLHSHFEQGFYTCLEHDGELFFGSDKGRVWCYQKTTQRFQLLEMPTKSHVVSINAVGNDELVITTSTDGFFTYHLKSKKTEHFSPAKNKQLPDKNILSVYVDKSFEVWFEQQEEGCVVHFNPFTKVLKREQMKTESASADRARPAFHIHEDIHGCVWVHPFGGGFSYFDRKKNSLIPFYDEPGTKEWRFSNKIHSTYSDRQGNLWICTHSKGLEKVTFSSAQFYLEKPVPHDYESLSNEVRALYEDHDRNVWVGLKDGMLRVYGRNGSYLGYLTESGTISQSGNPLKGVTYALMQEKNGILWIATKGDGLIKAQKVGKSAYKLTRYQYNADDIYSLSNNNVYSVYEDHHGRIWVATFAGGLNYMSKDKQGNVIFINHRNNLKGYPIDHCYKVRFITSDNRGHLWVGTTNGAISFNENFTNPEGIRFNHYSRIPSENSSLSNNDVHWIVSTRKNELYLATFGGGLNKLLSMDKEGKAKFKVYTVDDGLPSDVLLSIREDRKGSLWISTENGISKFIPSEQRFENYDDKSLPVRVRFNEAASTITSGGKILFGASNGIFRFNPDSIRKSNYVPPIVFSKLLIANKEIVPGEDQILKQGLDETSELELSHKENIVTIQYAALDYTNPGNIQYAYMLEGFEKDWTYADKQRSATYTNLPKGEYTFKVKSTNSDGVWVENTRVLPIVVLPSFWETPLAYLLYVLFILLIIFVAVYILFTIYRLKHEVSVEQQVSDIKLRFFTNVSHELRTPLTLIAGPVEYVLKNSNLPDDAREQLVVVERNTSRMLRLVNQILDFRKIQNKKMKMQVQRVNVVAFVQRIMENFESLAEENHIDFVFETEKDQLCLWVDVDKFEKIVFNLLSNAFKYTPGGKAITVFIREDAETVSVGVQDQGIGIAENKRNSIFIRFENLVDKNLFNQSSTGIGLSLVKELVEMHKATITLDSKLGEGSCFKVDFLKGKEHYDDSVELILDDFVGTMSSCRDVSGICCLEMPQETQPNPAEEEAGKRKEVMLLVEDNSELRFFLRTIFASTYNVVEAADGMEGWSKALKYLPDMIISDVMMPEKDGIEMTKELRADMTTSHIPIVLLTAKTSIESKLEGLEYGADDYITKPFSATYLKARVENLLSQRRKLQAFYRDNLMNYNSAEGEEIGEKQPEMSLIDKKFMDKLAEMMEKNMDNGELVVDDLVSELAVSRSVFFKKLKTLTGLAPIEFIKEMRIKRAAQLIETGEFNMTQISYMVGINDPRYFSKCFKQKFNMTPTEYRDAALKK is encoded by the coding sequence ATGAGGAAATTCTGCATCGTATGCCTTTTGTTACTAGCCCATCTTGCTTCTCAAGCCCAAAAGAATTGCTTGTTCACTCATTATTCTTCAGAAGATGGATTATCACAAAATACAGTGATGAGTGTACTACAAGACCGCAAAGGTAATATGTGGTTTGCCACGTGGGATGGCATCAATAAGTTTAATGGATATTCCTTCAAAACATACAAAGCCCGCCAAGGCAACCAAATCACCCTGACAAATAATAGGGTGGACTATATCTACGAAGACAAATACGATTATATATGGGTGCAATCTTATGATAACAGGGCACACCGGTTTAATCCGCGCACTGATTTCTTTGAGCAAGTACCGGCTATGGGCGAGGGAACGTCATTCAATATTACTTCTATAAATGTATTGCCTAATGGTACGACATGGCTACTTACGGAAAATGATGGGGCCATTCGTGTGGTTACTGATCCGCATACCGGCAAACTGAACTCTGCCATTTATTCATTAAAGTCCGGTTTATTTCCGTCTCAACGAGTGTTTGGTGTCCACTTAGATAAGGCCGGAAATGAATGGATGTTGACGGACAACGGTTTGGGCATGATTCATTCAGGAGCACAAACTCCTGTTTCTTATTTCGTAGAGACGCAGAATTTACATTCGCACTTCGAACAAGGATTCTATACTTGTTTGGAACACGACGGTGAACTCTTTTTCGGTTCCGATAAGGGTAGGGTATGGTGTTATCAGAAGACAACACAACGTTTCCAACTACTTGAAATGCCAACAAAGTCGCATGTTGTCTCCATCAATGCGGTGGGTAATGATGAACTGGTTATCACCACTTCGACCGATGGCTTCTTTACCTATCACCTCAAATCAAAAAAAACAGAACATTTCTCTCCCGCCAAGAACAAACAATTGCCGGATAAGAATATCCTTTCAGTCTATGTTGATAAGAGTTTTGAGGTTTGGTTTGAGCAACAGGAAGAGGGCTGTGTCGTTCATTTTAACCCGTTTACAAAAGTCTTGAAGCGTGAGCAGATGAAAACAGAATCGGCTAGTGCCGATCGTGCTCGTCCGGCGTTTCACATTCATGAGGATATACATGGATGTGTTTGGGTGCATCCTTTTGGAGGAGGTTTCTCCTACTTCGATAGAAAGAAAAATAGCCTTATTCCTTTCTACGATGAACCGGGAACTAAAGAATGGCGTTTTTCGAATAAAATTCATTCCACTTATTCCGACAGACAAGGCAATCTGTGGATCTGTACGCATAGCAAAGGATTGGAAAAAGTGACCTTTTCTTCCGCACAATTTTATCTGGAGAAACCTGTACCGCATGACTATGAATCACTTAGTAATGAAGTGCGTGCTTTGTATGAAGATCATGACCGGAATGTGTGGGTGGGGCTAAAGGATGGTATGCTACGGGTATATGGCAGAAATGGAAGCTATTTGGGCTACCTGACAGAGTCCGGTACTATTTCTCAATCCGGCAACCCACTGAAAGGGGTTACGTATGCGTTGATGCAAGAGAAGAATGGTATCTTGTGGATTGCCACCAAAGGAGACGGACTGATCAAAGCTCAGAAAGTGGGTAAGTCGGCGTATAAACTGACTCGTTATCAGTATAATGCCGATGATATCTATAGTCTGAGTAATAATAATGTCTATAGTGTATATGAAGACCATCACGGAAGAATTTGGGTAGCAACCTTTGCCGGCGGATTGAATTATATGTCAAAAGATAAGCAAGGCAACGTCATATTCATCAATCATCGCAACAATCTAAAAGGTTATCCCATTGATCATTGTTATAAAGTTCGTTTTATCACTTCCGATAATAGGGGACATCTGTGGGTTGGAACAACTAATGGGGCTATCTCTTTCAATGAAAACTTCACGAATCCTGAGGGAATACGTTTTAATCACTACTCTCGCATACCGAGTGAAAATAGTAGCTTGAGCAATAATGACGTGCATTGGATCGTTTCAACTCGAAAAAACGAATTGTATTTGGCTACATTCGGTGGTGGATTGAATAAATTGCTCTCTATGGACAAAGAGGGAAAAGCCAAGTTTAAAGTTTATACGGTTGATGATGGTTTGCCCTCCGATGTTCTTCTTTCTATTCGTGAAGATCGCAAGGGAAGCCTATGGATTAGTACTGAAAATGGGATCAGTAAATTCATTCCTTCCGAGCAAAGGTTTGAAAACTACGACGATAAAAGTCTTCCGGTGAGAGTGCGCTTCAACGAGGCTGCATCGACTATTACTTCGGGTGGGAAGATTTTATTTGGAGCCAGTAACGGCATTTTCAGGTTTAATCCTGACTCCATTCGCAAGAGTAACTATGTGCCGCCTATTGTGTTCTCAAAGCTCTTGATAGCCAATAAAGAAATAGTGCCCGGTGAAGATCAAATATTGAAGCAGGGGCTGGATGAAACCTCGGAACTTGAACTGTCTCATAAAGAGAATATTGTGACCATTCAATATGCAGCGTTGGACTATACGAATCCCGGAAATATCCAGTATGCTTATATGCTCGAAGGTTTCGAGAAAGACTGGACCTATGCGGATAAACAGCGCAGTGCCACTTATACAAACCTTCCTAAGGGAGAGTACACTTTCAAAGTAAAATCTACCAATAGTGACGGCGTTTGGGTGGAGAACACTCGTGTGCTACCTATCGTGGTGTTACCTTCTTTTTGGGAAACGCCTTTGGCTTACCTTCTCTACGTCTTGTTCATCTTGTTGATCATCTTTGTAGCAGTCTACATTCTGTTCACCATCTATCGGTTGAAACACGAAGTTTCTGTAGAACAACAAGTGTCGGACATCAAGTTACGTTTCTTTACGAATGTATCTCATGAACTGCGTACACCGCTAACTTTGATTGCCGGTCCGGTGGAATATGTTCTTAAGAATTCGAATTTACCCGATGATGCCCGCGAGCAGTTGGTGGTTGTGGAGCGCAACACCAGTCGCATGCTTCGTTTGGTGAATCAGATTTTGGACTTTCGGAAGATTCAAAACAAGAAGATGAAGATGCAGGTGCAAAGGGTCAACGTGGTTGCCTTTGTACAACGAATCATGGAGAACTTTGAGTCGTTGGCCGAAGAGAACCATATCGATTTTGTGTTTGAAACTGAAAAAGACCAACTCTGCTTGTGGGTGGATGTTGATAAGTTTGAGAAAATTGTCTTCAACCTGCTATCAAACGCATTCAAGTACACTCCCGGTGGAAAGGCAATTACTGTCTTCATCCGCGAAGATGCTGAAACTGTTTCGGTAGGTGTGCAAGATCAAGGCATTGGAATTGCCGAAAACAAGAGAAACTCCATCTTTATTCGTTTCGAAAATCTGGTAGATAAGAATCTTTTCAACCAATCGAGTACGGGTATTGGTTTATCCTTGGTCAAAGAATTAGTCGAAATGCATAAAGCTACGATTACCCTCGATAGTAAATTAGGCGAAGGTAGTTGCTTCAAGGTTGATTTTCTGAAAGGGAAAGAACATTATGATGATTCAGTGGAGCTTATCCTTGACGACTTCGTGGGAACAATGTCTTCGTGTAGAGATGTTAGTGGCATTTGCTGCTTAGAAATGCCTCAAGAGACACAACCTAATCCGGCAGAGGAAGAAGCAGGCAAACGAAAAGAGGTTATGTTGCTGGTAGAAGACAATTCGGAACTTCGTTTCTTTTTGCGCACTATTTTTGCCTCCACATACAATGTCGTTGAGGCTGCTGATGGTATGGAGGGTTGGAGCAAAGCGTTGAAGTACCTTCCGGATATGATTATTAGTGATGTGATGATGCCCGAGAAAGATGGAATTGAGATGACGAAAGAGCTACGCGCTGACATGACGACCAGTCATATACCCATCGTACTGCTTACGGCCAAAACGAGTATCGAGAGCAAGCTCGAAGGATTGGAATATGGAGCCGATGATTATATCACTAAACCCTTTAGTGCCACTTATCTAAAAGCCCGTGTAGAAAATCTGCTCAGTCAACGTCGAAAGCTTCAGGCTTTCTACCGGGATAATCTGATGAACTATAACTCTGCGGAGGGAGAGGAAATAGGAGAGAAGCAACCCGAGATGTCTCTCATCGACAAGAAGTTTATGGATAAATTGGCTGAAATGATGGAGAAGAATATGGATAATGGAGAACTGGTGGTAGATGATTTAGTGAGCGAACTTGCTGTGAGCCGCTCCGTCTTCTTTAAAAAGCTCAAAACCCTTACCGGTTTGGCTCCCATTGAATTTATCAAAGAGATGCGCATCAAACGTGCTGCTCAACTTATTGAAACAGGTGAGTTCAACATGACTCAGATTTCTTATATGGTGGGTATTAACGATCCCCGCTATTTCAGTAAGTGCTTCAAGCAGAAATTTAATATGACCCCGACCGAGTATCGTGATGCTGCTTTGAAGAAGTAG